The DNA window AAACTTTATTAGGACCATTCCCTAATTTTATATAGTATAGATTTCTTCCTAGAACACTTTTTCCTGCAATACCTACCTCTAAAAATGGATATCTTACTTTTAATCCTTCAATATCTCTTTCCATAATATCATACGTATAGTCAATATTCGTATCTACTATATCCATCCCATAAGGTACAATAATTTTTTGTCCTATCTGTAAATTATATGGATTCACATTAGGATTTGCTACCATAATATTTATAACATTCGTATAATATTTCTTTGCTATTTTATACATTGTATCTTCCTTTTGTATAGTATAAATGTCATATCCTAATAAAAAGGGCTCTAATGCTTTTATAGTATTCGGCCCAACAATTCCATCAGGTATTAGTCCATTATCCTGTTGGAATTTTTTCACTGCCCCTTCTGTCTTTCCTCCAAATATCCCATCAATAGGTCCTGGATCATATCCTATTTTTTTTAGAAGTGATTGTATTTCCATTACATCAGTTCCCTGGGAACCTCTTTTTAAAACTCTCAATCCTATCCCCCCCTATTGTCTGCTATTATTATATTATTCTCTACTTTATAAATATGTGATTACTGTTTTCATACATTTCTAAAATTATGTTATACTAGATACTGAAATATCATTTTAGGAGGTAAATAAATGAAAAACTATACAAAGATAATTAGAATGACAGGATATTACTTCACAAAGGAATTTACAAAAAAGAAACATCATAAAAATAAAGTAAGAGAAGTAAAAGAAGAAACAGTAGCAAAAGCTTTTCTTGCAGGAGATACTGAAATTTTAGTATATTTTGAGGAAAGTGATCGAGAAATTTTGATTACTCCTTCTAGTGATCCTACTGATATTAAAAAATACCTAGGAAATAAATTTCTTTCATAAAAAAACTCTACAGTTTTTATCTGTAGAGTTTTTTTATTCTTCTTTAACTATAAAATATCATATGCCCTTAATTCCTCAGGTAATTTATCCAAATCACAACTAATACTCATAACAAAATTTATCTCAAATTTTTCAGATAAATCTTTAATCTCTTTTGTAAAAGGTATTAAATGGTTTAACTCAATATTTTTCATTTTCAAGAGCCCATCAATAAAAATCGTTTCTATATCATGATCTCTACTAATAATGCCACATAAGAAGCCTAAAAAGCTATCTATATTTTTTACAGGGTATTCATCCAAAGAAATAAATCGAACCTTATGTTTTAAATCATACATAGATCTTTTATTATCATCTACAAATACAATATTTCCTTCTTCTGTATCTATGAGATTATTGGCCATCTCAATCATCTTTTTTGTCTTTCCTGTTCCTTTTCCTCCAGTAATCAGTTTAACCATTTTAATCTCCTCCTTTGGACTTTGTTGTAATTTTTCTTATAACTTGAATAGGTTTAACACTATATTAATATTTCTACACTTTTTTCCAAATTCCTTTTAAAATTTCAGTAAATTCTACATATTAATTTTTTTTATTCAAACCCTATTGTTCCTGCCTTTTTTCTTTTGCATATTTTCTTCTTAATTGTCCACACGCAGCATTAATATCACTGCCTAATTCCCTTCTTATGGTGGCTTCAATACCATGATTCTTTAGAATTCTTTGGAAGTTTTTGATTCTATCTGTTTTTGCTGTATCATATTCTCTCTCATCTACTTTATTAAGAGGAATCAGATTCACATGACATAATATATTTTTAATTTTTGTTGCTAATTCCTTAGCATCCTCTGTACTATCATTCACATCCCTAATTAACGCATACTCAAAAGTAATTCTTTTATTGGTCTGATCTGTATAAGTCTTACAAGCTTTTAATAACTCCTCTAAGGGATATTTACGATTGATAGGCATCATTTTACTTCTTAATGCATTATTGGATGCATGTAAAGAAATTGCAAGGGTTACTTGTAGTCTTTTATCTGCTAAATCTAGAATATTAGGCACAAGCCCACAAGTAGATACGGTTATATTTCTAAGGCTTATATTAAGGCCTTCTGGATGATTAATAATCTCAAAAAATTTCATAACCTCTTCATAATTATCAAAAGGCTCTCCACTTCCCATGATTACAACATTTGATACTCTCTCTCCAATATCTTTTTGTATGGCTAGGACTTGATCTAATATCTCTCCTGCACTTAAATTCCTTATGACGCCATCAATGGTTGAAGCACAAAATTTACATCCCATCCTACATCCTACCTGAGAAGATACACAAACAGAATTTCCATGCTTATATTTCATCAATACACTTTCAATAATATTTTCATCTTCTAACAAAAATAAATATTTTCTTGTCCCATCTATTTTAGAAATCAATACATCCTCGATTTGTATTGTCCCTATGGTTGATTTCTCTTTTAGCTTTTCTCTTAAATTTTTTGAGATATTGCTCATTCCATCTATATCATTGATTCCCTTATGAATCCACCCAAAAATCTGCTTTGCTCTGAATTTCTTTTCTCCAATAGATATCATAAACTTTTCAAGTTCTTCTATTGTACATGCTTTTAAATCTATTTTACTCTTCATATAAAATAACTCCTTCTAAAAAAATATCTCCTTGCTAGGTATAGGAAAACCTTAGTGCAAGGCTTCCACTAAGGTCTATTCTTCATCAAAATATGATTCATACTCTTCAGTTACACGAGCAAATTCTTCATCGTCCTCTATTGCTATGTACTCTTCTTTTCCATCTGTTTCAACTATTTTGTACACATAAGCATCCTCTTCTTCTCCAACAGGTGCTAAAAGTGCATAGTTCTCTTCTTCAATTTTTAATGTATCTACCACTTCAAAATCTATCTTTTTTCCTTCTTCATCTAAAAATGTTACAATCTTTTTTTCTGACATATTTAGTCCCCTCTCATTTATTTGTATACTCATTATATCTTGAACTCTCTCACTCGTCTATAACAATATTTATTCTTTATTGTTGACAAGAGCATGATCTTCTAAACCCTACTTCCTTCACTAAAAAAGATCAGAAAATAATTTCTGATCTATTTTAACAAGTCTTCATTTGTTGTAATCTCATAATTACCTCTTAATCCATCTGTATATGTTTTAAATTTTTCATTTTGTTTATTTCTTAATATGTATTCTTGAAGTTGACCTTTCACTTGCTCAAGAGGCATTGTAGTAGCAGCTTTTTTATCTTCAACTTTAATAATATGATATCCGAATTGAGTTTTTACAAGTTCACTCATTGCTCCAACTTCTAATTCAAAAGCAACTTTTTCAAACTCTGGTACCATTTGTCCCTTTTGGAAACTTCCTAAATCTCCACCCTTTTCTTTAGATGGACACTCTGAATATTCTTTTGCTGCATCCTCAAAGCTTTTTCCTTCTTTTATTGCTTTTAGTACTTCTTTTGCTTTTTCTTCATCCTTCACTAATATATGTTTTGCTTGAACAGATTCACCTGATACAAATTGCTCTTGATTTTTCTCATAGTATTCTTTAATTTCAGCTTCCTCTACCTGTACATCTGCTATTACTTTTTTAACAGCATATTGCTTTAGTAGATTTTCTTGTAGGGCTTTAAGTTCTTTTAAGAATTCTTCGTCCTTTTCTAATCCTTTTTCTTTTGCATCTAAATAAAGCATTTGCTGTGTAACCATTTCATTTAATAAATATTTTTTACCTGCTAAAGTATTTAACTGCATTTGTTGTTCTTTAGGTGCATGCATTAATACTAAATCTAAATCTGCTTTTGTGATTTCAGTTCCATTAACGGTTGCTAAAATTTCTCTACTCATTTTATTTCTCCTTTTTTTCGTTATTTTCTTTCTTATCATAACATAATCTTCTTTGTTCGTCTAATGATTCTATCATTGAGTCCTACCTTTTAATTTTCTTTCCTTCTTTTCTCCAAAATAGTTGGTTCCCCAAACACCTAGTAAAATCATACATACCCCTAAAAATTGATACATACTAAAAGCTTCCTTCCTAATAAACACCCCTGCTACTACAGAAATAACTGTTGTTAAATTGGCAAAAACAGCAGCTCTCGAAGCTTCTAGCTTGGACAAATTATAATTAGTAAGAAAAAATGCAACAACTGAAGATAATATTCCTAAATATAAAATAGATATAATTACTTTTATTTCTTTTAATGGCATAATAAAACTTATAAAATCTCCATTAACGCCATGCTTGAAAAGAGAAATACCATTATAAAATACAGCCCCTGTACACATCATAAAAAATGTTATTTCAACAGGCTTAAAGCTTATAGATAATTTTCTGGAAAGTATATTTAATATAGCTGCACACAAAATAGCACATACAAGAAAAATCATTCCTAACACACTACCACTACTATAAACATCCTTCATCAATACCACACAACATACCCCAAGTAATGAAAGAATAATAGAAGCTATCTGTAATTTTGATGGAATTTCTTTTAAAAATACACTTGCTAAACAGGTTACAACAATAGGAATAAGAGCCATCATAATCCCGGCTTCCGAAGTTGTAGTTCTAGCTATACCCATTATTTCAAATATAAAATATAATACGGGCTGAAATAGTGCTAATACCAATAAAGCTTTTATATTTTTCCCT is part of the Crassaminicella profunda genome and encodes:
- a CDS encoding twitching motility protein PilT; amino-acid sequence: MVKLITGGKGTGKTKKMIEMANNLIDTEEGNIVFVDDNKRSMYDLKHKVRFISLDEYPVKNIDSFLGFLCGIISRDHDIETIFIDGLLKMKNIELNHLIPFTKEIKDLSEKFEINFVMSISCDLDKLPEELRAYDIL
- the rlmN gene encoding 23S rRNA (adenine(2503)-C(2))-methyltransferase RlmN; its protein translation is MKSKIDLKACTIEELEKFMISIGEKKFRAKQIFGWIHKGINDIDGMSNISKNLREKLKEKSTIGTIQIEDVLISKIDGTRKYLFLLEDENIIESVLMKYKHGNSVCVSSQVGCRMGCKFCASTIDGVIRNLSAGEILDQVLAIQKDIGERVSNVVIMGSGEPFDNYEEVMKFFEIINHPEGLNISLRNITVSTCGLVPNILDLADKRLQVTLAISLHASNNALRSKMMPINRKYPLEELLKACKTYTDQTNKRITFEYALIRDVNDSTEDAKELATKIKNILCHVNLIPLNKVDEREYDTAKTDRIKNFQRILKNHGIEATIRRELGSDINAACGQLRRKYAKEKRQEQ
- a CDS encoding DUF1292 domain-containing protein; translation: MSEKKIVTFLDEEGKKIDFEVVDTLKIEEENYALLAPVGEEEDAYVYKIVETDGKEEYIAIEDDEEFARVTEEYESYFDEE
- a CDS encoding peptidylprolyl isomerase; the protein is MSREILATVNGTEITKADLDLVLMHAPKEQQMQLNTLAGKKYLLNEMVTQQMLYLDAKEKGLEKDEEFLKELKALQENLLKQYAVKKVIADVQVEEAEIKEYYEKNQEQFVSGESVQAKHILVKDEEKAKEVLKAIKEGKSFEDAAKEYSECPSKEKGGDLGSFQKGQMVPEFEKVAFELEVGAMSELVKTQFGYHIIKVEDKKAATTMPLEQVKGQLQEYILRNKQNEKFKTYTDGLRGNYEITTNEDLLK
- a CDS encoding DMT family transporter, yielding MKSNKILPIIAGITTSFIFGFSFLFTKEALDTIQPFDLLSFRFGTAAFLLILLRIMGVIKIDYKGKNIKALLVLALFQPVLYFIFEIMGIARTTTSEAGIMMALIPIVVTCLASVFLKEIPSKLQIASIILSLLGVCCVVLMKDVYSSGSVLGMIFLVCAILCAAILNILSRKLSISFKPVEITFFMMCTGAVFYNGISLFKHGVNGDFISFIMPLKEIKVIISILYLGILSSVVAFFLTNYNLSKLEASRAAVFANLTTVISVVAGVFIRKEAFSMYQFLGVCMILLGVWGTNYFGEKKERKLKGRTQ